A single window of Streptomyces aquilus DNA harbors:
- a CDS encoding thiamine ABC transporter substrate-binding protein: MSSKKYFAVVVGLGLVALSACGSSDEGGSQSESKTVTLVSHNSWAVSKGVLAAFEKESGYQVKVLEDGDAGQAVNKAILTKDNPQGDVFFGVDNTLLSRALDNGLFQSYEAKGADTIKAGYRVDGDKVTPIDTGDICLNYDKAWFTEHKLQPPTSYDDLIKPAYKNLLVTENASTSSPGLGFLLGTAAKYGDDGWEAYWTKLKANGVKVVDGWEQAYNEEFSGSAGGKKAKADRPLVVSYASSPPAEVIYADPKPSTAPTGVVEGTCFRQVEYAGLLRNAKNSKGGKALIDFLLTKKFQEDMPLNMFVYPVVEGAAVPAEFTKYGPAAKDPETMDPAKIADHRDDWVKSWTSLVLK; the protein is encoded by the coding sequence GTGAGTAGCAAGAAGTACTTTGCTGTCGTCGTCGGCCTCGGCCTGGTCGCGCTGTCCGCGTGCGGGTCGTCCGACGAGGGCGGTTCCCAGAGCGAGTCCAAGACCGTCACGCTCGTCAGCCACAACTCGTGGGCCGTCTCCAAGGGCGTCCTCGCCGCCTTCGAGAAGGAGTCCGGCTACCAGGTCAAGGTCCTGGAGGACGGCGACGCCGGGCAGGCCGTCAACAAGGCGATCCTGACCAAGGACAACCCGCAGGGCGACGTCTTCTTCGGCGTCGACAACACCCTGCTGTCCCGGGCGCTCGACAACGGACTGTTCCAGTCGTACGAGGCCAAGGGCGCCGACACGATCAAGGCCGGCTACCGGGTCGACGGGGACAAGGTCACGCCCATCGACACCGGCGACATCTGCCTCAACTACGACAAGGCCTGGTTCACCGAGCACAAGCTCCAGCCGCCGACGTCGTACGACGATCTGATCAAGCCCGCCTACAAGAACCTCCTCGTCACCGAGAACGCCTCCACCTCCTCGCCGGGGCTCGGGTTCCTGCTCGGTACCGCCGCCAAGTACGGCGACGACGGGTGGGAGGCGTACTGGACCAAGCTCAAGGCCAATGGCGTCAAGGTCGTCGACGGCTGGGAGCAGGCGTACAACGAGGAGTTCTCCGGGTCCGCCGGCGGCAAGAAGGCGAAGGCCGACCGGCCGCTCGTCGTCTCGTACGCCTCCTCGCCGCCCGCCGAGGTCATCTACGCCGACCCCAAGCCGAGCACCGCGCCGACCGGGGTCGTCGAGGGGACCTGCTTCCGGCAGGTCGAGTACGCCGGTCTGCTGCGCAACGCGAAGAACAGCAAGGGCGGCAAGGCCCTCATCGACTTCCTCCTGACCAAGAAGTTCCAGGAGGACATGCCGCTCAACATGTTCGTCTACCCGGTGGTCGAGGGCGCCGCCGTGCCCGCCGAGTTCACGAAGTACGGTCCCGCCGCCAAGGACCCCGAGACCATGGACCCGGCGAAGATCGCCGACCATCGTGACGACTGGGTCAAGTCGTGGACGTCGCTCGTACTGAAGTAG
- a CDS encoding ABC transporter permease has product MVVPVAFFGLFFAWPVAAIVARGLKTDGSWQFGRIADVLAQSDIRHVLWFTTWQALASTALTLAVALPGAYVFARYDFPGKQILRAVVTVPFVLPTVVVGTAFLALVGRGGLLDELWGVRLDTTVWAILLAHVFFNYAVVVRTVGGLWAQLDPRQEEAARMLGASSWRAWRKVTLPALAPAVAAAALMVFLFTFTSFGVVQILGGPTFSTLEVEIYRQTSEIFDLGTAAVLTLVQFVAVGAILAVHAWTVRRRESVLRLVAPETTARRPRGAGQWALLAGVLATIAVLLVLPLAVLVQRSLDAPDFGYYRALTSADGGVFLVPPIEAIGNSLEYAVAATAIAVLIGGLAAAALTRRDAGRFVRGFDALLMLPLGVSAVTVGFGFLIALDEPPLDLRASWILVPLAQALVGVPFVVRTMLPVLRAVDQRLREAAAVLGASPWRVWREVDLPLVRRALLIAAGFAFAVSLGEFGATVFIARPDNPTLPVAVARLLGRAGDLNYGQAMALSTILMVVCAVALLVLERLRTDRTGEF; this is encoded by the coding sequence ATGGTCGTGCCCGTCGCGTTCTTCGGGCTCTTCTTCGCCTGGCCCGTCGCCGCGATCGTCGCGCGCGGGCTCAAGACGGACGGGAGCTGGCAGTTCGGGCGGATCGCGGACGTGCTCGCGCAGTCCGACATCCGGCACGTGCTGTGGTTCACCACCTGGCAGGCGCTCGCCTCGACCGCGCTGACGCTCGCGGTCGCGCTGCCGGGCGCGTATGTGTTCGCCCGCTACGACTTCCCCGGCAAGCAGATCCTGCGGGCCGTCGTCACCGTTCCGTTCGTGCTGCCGACGGTGGTCGTCGGCACGGCGTTCCTCGCGCTGGTCGGGCGCGGCGGGCTGCTCGACGAGCTGTGGGGCGTACGCCTCGACACCACCGTGTGGGCGATCCTGCTCGCCCACGTCTTCTTCAACTACGCCGTCGTCGTACGGACGGTGGGCGGGCTGTGGGCGCAGCTCGACCCGCGGCAGGAGGAGGCCGCGCGGATGCTCGGCGCGTCCTCGTGGCGGGCCTGGCGGAAGGTCACGCTGCCCGCGCTCGCGCCGGCTGTGGCCGCGGCCGCCCTCATGGTCTTCCTCTTCACCTTCACCTCCTTCGGGGTGGTGCAGATCCTCGGCGGGCCGACCTTCTCGACGCTCGAAGTCGAGATCTACCGGCAGACCTCCGAGATCTTCGACCTCGGTACGGCCGCTGTCCTGACGCTGGTCCAGTTCGTGGCGGTGGGCGCGATCCTCGCCGTGCACGCCTGGACCGTACGGCGCCGGGAGAGCGTGCTGCGCCTCGTCGCCCCCGAGACGACCGCCCGCCGGCCGCGCGGGGCCGGGCAGTGGGCGCTCCTCGCCGGGGTGCTGGCGACCATCGCCGTCCTGCTGGTGCTGCCGCTCGCGGTGCTCGTACAACGGTCGCTCGACGCACCGGACTTCGGCTACTACCGGGCGCTGACCTCGGCGGACGGGGGCGTGTTCCTGGTGCCGCCGATCGAGGCGATCGGGAACTCGCTGGAGTACGCCGTAGCCGCCACCGCCATCGCGGTGCTGATCGGGGGGCTCGCCGCGGCGGCGCTCACCCGGCGGGACGCGGGGCGGTTCGTACGGGGCTTCGACGCGCTGTTGATGCTGCCGCTCGGGGTGTCCGCGGTGACCGTGGGGTTCGGGTTCCTGATCGCCCTCGACGAGCCTCCGCTGGATCTGCGGGCGTCCTGGATCCTGGTGCCGCTCGCGCAGGCGCTGGTCGGGGTGCCCTTCGTCGTACGGACCATGCTGCCGGTGCTGCGGGCGGTGGACCAGCGGCTGCGGGAGGCGGCGGCCGTGCTCGGGGCGTCGCCCTGGCGGGTGTGGCGGGAGGTCGACCTGCCGCTGGTGCGACGGGCGTTGCTGATCGCGGCGGGCTTCGCCTTCGCCGTGTCGCTGGGGGAGTTCGGGGCGACCGTGTTCATCGCACGGCCCGACAATCCGACGCTGCCGGTCGCCGTGGCGCGGCTGCTGGGGCGGGCCGGGGACCTCAACTACGGGCAGGCGATGGCCCTTTCGACGATTCTGATGGTGGTGTGCGCGGTGGCGCTGCTGGTCCTGGAGCGGCTGCGGACCGATCGGACGGGTGAGTTCTGA
- a CDS encoding ABC transporter ATP-binding protein: MLLALEDATVRFGGRAVLDGVDLSVAEHEIVCVLGPSGSGKSTLLRVVAGLQHLGGGRVLLDGRDQVGVAAHRRGVGLMFQDHQLFPQRDVGGNVAFGLRMHGVSKGEQSERVGELLDLVGLPGAAGRAVAGLSGGEQQRVALARALAPRPRLLMLDEPLGQLDRSLRERLVVELRELFGRLGTTVLAVTHDQGEAFALADRVVVMRDGRIAQSGTPLEVWQRPADEFVARFLGFENVVEGTVAGEAADTPWGKVPVPEGAPQGVRSLLVRPAGVRLVDAGLRCSVVARTFKGTHVAVRLRPEGDAPVLEAACALRAAPEVGDTVGVEFDAAEIVVLG, encoded by the coding sequence ATGCTGCTGGCGCTGGAGGACGCGACGGTCCGCTTCGGCGGGCGGGCTGTCCTTGACGGGGTCGACCTGTCGGTCGCCGAGCACGAGATCGTGTGTGTGCTCGGGCCGAGCGGGAGCGGGAAGTCGACGCTGCTGCGGGTGGTGGCCGGGCTGCAACACCTCGGCGGGGGACGGGTGTTGCTGGACGGACGCGATCAGGTGGGGGTGGCGGCGCACCGGCGTGGGGTCGGGCTGATGTTCCAGGACCATCAGCTGTTCCCACAGCGGGACGTGGGCGGGAACGTGGCGTTCGGGCTGCGCATGCACGGGGTCTCGAAGGGCGAACAGAGCGAGCGGGTCGGGGAGTTGCTCGACCTCGTCGGGCTGCCCGGGGCCGCCGGGCGGGCCGTCGCCGGGCTCTCCGGGGGCGAGCAGCAGCGGGTGGCGCTTGCGCGGGCGCTCGCGCCCCGGCCGCGGCTGCTGATGCTGGACGAGCCGCTCGGGCAGCTGGACCGCTCGCTGCGGGAGCGGCTCGTCGTCGAACTGCGGGAGTTGTTCGGGCGGTTGGGGACGACCGTGCTGGCGGTCACGCACGACCAGGGGGAGGCGTTCGCGCTCGCCGACCGGGTGGTGGTGATGCGGGACGGACGGATCGCCCAGTCCGGTACCCCGCTCGAGGTGTGGCAGCGGCCCGCCGATGAGTTCGTGGCCCGCTTCCTCGGCTTCGAGAACGTGGTCGAGGGCACGGTGGCCGGGGAGGCCGCCGACACGCCGTGGGGCAAGGTGCCGGTGCCCGAGGGGGCTCCCCAGGGGGTGCGGAGCCTGCTGGTGCGGCCCGCGGGGGTGCGGCTCGTGGACGCCGGGTTGCGCTGTTCCGTCGTCGCGCGCACCTTCAAGGGCACGCATGTCGCGGTGCGGTTGCGGCCGGAGGGGGACGCGCCGGTGCTGGAGGCGGCTTGCGCGTTGCGGGCGGCGCCGGAGGTGGGGGACACGGTCGGGGTGGAGTTCGACGCGGCCGAAATCGTCGTACTCGGCTGA
- a CDS encoding maleylpyruvate isomerase family mycothiol-dependent enzyme, producing MTLLPHDRYCDEIAHQVGLLRAVVTSGADLTATVPTCPDWTLEQLIRHTGGALRGVEALVRIRAQEAVPADRMTSGEAPMDAGALDAWLAETGEMLVGTLREAGPDAPVWSWAGVPTAGFWARRMTHELTVHRADATLAAGLPYEVVPDIAADAIDEWLQIVEFVQRTQPHDAARELRRPGKSIHLHATDDAGEWLVELGEEAIAWRRGHEKATVALRGPLTAVMLAFYRRLPLDSPGLEVLGERELLEFWLERATFG from the coding sequence ATGACGCTGCTCCCGCATGACCGCTACTGCGACGAGATCGCCCACCAGGTCGGTCTGCTCCGGGCGGTGGTGACCTCCGGAGCCGATCTGACCGCCACGGTGCCGACCTGCCCGGACTGGACGCTGGAACAGCTCATCCGGCACACCGGGGGCGCCCTGCGCGGGGTGGAGGCGCTGGTGCGCATCCGGGCGCAGGAGGCGGTTCCCGCGGATCGGATGACGTCGGGCGAGGCGCCCATGGACGCCGGTGCGCTGGACGCGTGGCTCGCGGAGACCGGGGAGATGCTGGTCGGCACGCTGCGGGAGGCCGGCCCGGATGCCCCGGTGTGGTCATGGGCCGGCGTCCCCACCGCGGGCTTCTGGGCCCGCCGGATGACCCATGAGCTCACCGTCCACCGCGCCGACGCCACCCTCGCCGCCGGGCTGCCCTACGAGGTCGTGCCGGACATCGCCGCCGACGCGATCGACGAGTGGCTCCAGATCGTCGAGTTCGTGCAGCGGACCCAACCGCACGACGCCGCCAGGGAGTTGCGGCGGCCGGGGAAGAGCATCCATCTGCATGCCACCGACGACGCGGGTGAATGGCTCGTCGAGCTGGGCGAGGAGGCCATCGCCTGGCGGCGCGGGCACGAGAAGGCGACCGTCGCGCTCAGGGGGCCGCTCACCGCCGTCATGCTCGCCTTCTACCGTCGACTACCGCTGGACAGCCCGGGGTTGGAGGTGCTCGGCGAGCGGGAGCTGCTGGAGTTCTGGCTGGAGCGGGCCACCTTCGGGTGA
- a CDS encoding LAETG motif-containing sortase-dependent surface protein encodes MAVLSISRRTVARSVRVLGVATATAALALGAAGNALACNIKEFSAEAKCDGDKGVITVTDVDKSGVEATVSVYLVENNADVRMVGEKTVKGSKEGTTITFDEAWQPNAEYRVHVVALPYIKGDDISPNLTTPATACKTEDETPTPTPTATPSPSESTPAEEESDNPTPSASESSTAPADTSSNAPTPAAGESNLAETGANSNTGMIAGIAIALVAIGGGAVFFGLRRRGASSSR; translated from the coding sequence GTGGCAGTTCTGTCCATATCTCGCCGTACCGTCGCCCGTTCCGTGCGTGTCCTCGGTGTCGCCACCGCAACCGCCGCGCTCGCGCTCGGTGCCGCCGGCAACGCGCTGGCGTGCAACATCAAGGAATTCTCCGCCGAAGCCAAGTGCGACGGCGACAAGGGCGTCATCACCGTCACCGACGTCGACAAGTCCGGCGTCGAGGCCACCGTCTCCGTGTACCTCGTGGAGAACAACGCCGACGTCCGCATGGTCGGCGAGAAGACGGTGAAGGGCTCCAAGGAGGGCACCACCATCACCTTCGACGAGGCCTGGCAGCCCAACGCGGAGTACCGCGTCCACGTGGTCGCCCTGCCCTACATCAAGGGTGACGACATCAGCCCGAACCTGACGACCCCGGCCACGGCCTGCAAGACCGAGGACGAGACCCCGACCCCGACCCCGACGGCCACCCCGTCGCCGTCGGAGTCCACCCCGGCCGAGGAGGAGTCCGACAACCCCACCCCGTCGGCCTCCGAGAGCAGCACCGCTCCCGCGGACACGTCGAGCAACGCCCCGACCCCCGCGGCCGGCGAGTCCAACCTCGCCGAGACCGGCGCCAACTCCAACACGGGCATGATCGCGGGCATCGCGATCGCCCTGGTCGCCATCGGCGGCGGCGCGGTCTTCTTCGGCCTGCGTCGCCGTGGAGCGAGCAGCAGCCGATAA